The following proteins come from a genomic window of Synechococcus sp. BIOS-E4-1:
- a CDS encoding MTH1187 family thiamine-binding protein, with protein sequence MRVSVDLCLVPLGVGVSLGPSIALCQQVINASGLDHQLGPDGTAIEGDWDEVFACVKACHERLHQEGVPRVHATLRVNTRIDRIQSFRDKVNSVNRLMP encoded by the coding sequence ATGCGGGTCAGCGTTGATCTGTGTCTGGTCCCACTGGGGGTTGGTGTGTCGCTAGGACCTTCCATTGCATTGTGTCAACAGGTGATCAACGCCTCCGGGCTGGATCATCAGCTCGGACCTGATGGCACAGCCATCGAAGGGGACTGGGATGAGGTCTTCGCTTGTGTGAAAGCCTGCCATGAGCGCCTGCACCAGGAAGGAGTGCCGCGGGTTCACGCCACGCTGCGCGTCAACACGCGCATTGATCGCATCCAGTCGTTTCGCGACAAGGTGAACAGCGTGAATCGCCTGATGCCGTGA
- a CDS encoding RluA family pseudouridine synthase → MAAKLPQLAGCSLVLEQPQYLVVDKPSGLLSQPGLGCHQSDSLITRLQGCCPELRLVHRLDRDTSGLILVARNQSSLRSLSALFAVRRVQKLYLADVVRPLSGRRGSIQLPLARLQRQPPVYGPHPDGKPCCTLWRKWTPSTDCTRLWLRPLTGRSHQLRAHLAAVDAPICADRIYTSSDAPGPMHLHAYALSFQDPFDHRRVRVRSALPFWARA, encoded by the coding sequence TTGGCGGCAAAGCTTCCTCAGCTCGCGGGCTGTTCACTTGTGCTCGAACAGCCTCAGTATCTGGTGGTCGACAAGCCATCCGGCCTGCTGAGTCAGCCTGGCCTCGGTTGCCATCAAAGCGATTCCCTCATCACACGACTTCAGGGCTGCTGCCCTGAGCTTCGGTTGGTGCATCGCCTCGATCGGGATACGTCTGGACTCATCCTTGTGGCCAGAAATCAGAGCAGCCTGCGGTCGCTCAGTGCTCTGTTTGCTGTCCGCAGAGTTCAGAAGCTTTATCTCGCTGATGTGGTCAGGCCCTTGTCAGGCAGGCGAGGAAGCATTCAGCTTCCCCTGGCCAGACTGCAGCGACAGCCGCCTGTTTATGGACCGCACCCTGATGGCAAGCCCTGTTGCACGCTCTGGCGCAAGTGGACGCCGTCAACCGATTGCACGCGCCTTTGGTTGCGGCCTCTGACCGGGCGTTCCCATCAGTTGCGTGCTCATCTGGCTGCCGTGGATGCCCCCATCTGTGCTGATCGCATTTACACCTCCTCCGACGCGCCCGGCCCGATGCATCTGCATGCTTATGCGCTGAGTTTTCAGGACCCTTTTGACCATCGAAGGGTTCGTGTGCGCTCTGCACTCCCCTTCTGGGCACGGGCGTAG
- a CDS encoding Nif11-like leader peptide family natural product precursor, with product MSLQDLDTLLQQRQDEQDLAQRLSEPVSVETLIQLGRERGLSITEDDVISAQLREDSDAPSAELQRRMADESRRLRHFIQG from the coding sequence ATGTCCCTTCAGGATCTCGATACCCTTCTCCAGCAACGCCAAGACGAGCAGGACCTGGCTCAGCGGCTCTCGGAGCCCGTGTCTGTCGAAACCCTGATCCAGCTCGGACGTGAGCGTGGTCTTTCGATCACAGAAGACGACGTGATCAGCGCTCAGTTAAGGGAAGATTCCGATGCTCCTTCCGCAGAGCTGCAAAGGCGTATGGCTGATGAGTCCAGGCGTCTGAGGCATTTCATTCAGGGTTGA